In Amycolatopsis sp. EV170708-02-1, the following are encoded in one genomic region:
- a CDS encoding helix-turn-helix domain-containing protein: MNAQEVPMPGGRLTHEDRRLIATWLKDGLGYAEIARRLGRPTSTISREVARNSGQSGYRAEEANRVTGERARRRKHRPRAVPVVENGYGRDPEAVRAFETEFAEMIVATGLPRMTARLLACLSVSDDGVLSAADLAQRLQVSPASISNAVAYLEAQAMLRRERDGRRERYVIDEEMPQRVWAESVRSNQEWVRISRRGAEVLGTSTPAGARMDDLSRFHARINEIMLDDRVAVFAGDALTALTALLHSGRALSVPALAAALEWPADRVATALRVAEEHPHIAGPVRVVCCAGEYRAVPLVERLTAGQLAALGS, encoded by the coding sequence GTGAACGCACAGGAGGTGCCCATGCCGGGCGGCAGGCTGACCCACGAGGACCGTCGGCTGATCGCGACCTGGCTCAAGGACGGCCTCGGTTACGCCGAGATCGCGCGGCGGCTCGGGCGGCCGACGTCGACGATCAGCCGCGAGGTGGCGCGCAACAGCGGCCAGTCCGGCTACCGCGCCGAAGAAGCCAACCGCGTGACCGGAGAACGCGCCCGACGCCGCAAACACCGGCCGCGCGCCGTCCCCGTCGTCGAAAACGGCTACGGCCGCGACCCCGAAGCCGTACGCGCCTTCGAAACCGAGTTCGCCGAAATGATCGTCGCGACCGGTCTGCCCCGGATGACGGCCCGGCTGCTCGCTTGTTTGTCGGTCAGCGACGACGGGGTGCTCAGCGCCGCCGACCTCGCCCAGCGGCTCCAGGTCAGCCCCGCCTCGATCTCGAACGCCGTCGCCTACCTGGAAGCACAGGCGATGCTCAGGCGGGAACGGGACGGGCGGCGGGAGCGCTACGTCATCGACGAGGAGATGCCGCAACGGGTATGGGCCGAAAGCGTGCGGTCGAACCAGGAATGGGTCCGGATCTCGCGCCGTGGCGCCGAAGTCCTCGGCACCTCGACACCCGCGGGTGCCCGCATGGACGACCTCTCGAGGTTTCACGCGCGTATCAACGAGATCATGCTCGACGACCGGGTCGCGGTGTTCGCCGGCGACGCCTTGACCGCCCTCACCGCGCTCCTGCATTCCGGGCGCGCGCTGTCCGTTCCGGCTCTCGCGGCCGCGCTGGAATGGCCCGCCGACCGGGTCGCGACCGCTTTACGGGTGGCGGAGGAGCATCCGCATATCGCGGGGCCGGTGCGGGTGGTTTGTTGCGCTGGGGAGTATCGGGCGGTTCCTTTGGTGGAACGGCTTACGGCTGGGCAGTTGGCGGCTTTGGGGTCTTGA
- a CDS encoding DNA repair ATPase, which translates to MTTTEPAAGTEQLDAGTYEVLRARLAAQAAELAKRADELNTARLGVFGSAQLALIGTERIRTANNCVPRDVVSVGGRMLFGYNVFIGLKPETTVDDVFSLHGFSHDEEAFRFDDVPAEELPELLRDEQFVRDFAELYRYYRQAKLLQLRRVEGKLLAVFQIGPRTEDIRVLRWGIAADGKVSYVDSRGERDHVFPPSHDFEWIETGREQHVLGRHPHISIEDEVFVETVGGNLTIKVENNTETGEGVYAEPVDEPLQSLADAEVSYARIGPLILLRILPYKETEYRYLVFNTRTRNVVRLDGIGQACQRLPEDHGIIFPGGYYLDTGVSKTFDTTVDGLEFERVIRSPNGEDVLYVFHARADGRSLLLPYNVIRKEVSNPIPCHGYSLFDDGTMVLFRALSDEPSRVHPMQVWRTPFQSDTYAASQPAGTGPLERVGNADLVRGISDCLSIGRMVEEMAPSAAVFEALIAACARVFDHYHWLGEAELGDLRSPLSDVRVTAEQVLDEFETVTSLTAQAAEAVEEAAAETASLVRRVRGEALNAADAWVRRLADMHRARGHLVTVRELRYVDTGRVDQLIADLDTEFGEAAQRAVRFLQGEDAFTSYHAEVDGLIEAAGTISTVAEAVPVAEQLDEQSGGLEVLTDVVGGLEIADAVVRTKILERVGEVIGAVNRARATLEARRKELLETEGRAEFAAEFALLAQAITGGLAVADTPDRCDEQLGRLLLQLENLESRFGEFDDFLASLGEKRTDVYEAFSSRKQALLDERARRADRLVDSAERILTSVTRRVGTLGSVDEINTYFASDPMVAKLRSVVAELRELGDQVRAEELEGRVKAARQEAGRALRDRLDLYGEGGETIRLGRNTFAVNTQDIDLTLVPHEGGMKFAITGTDYRSPVRDPAFEETRPYWDQLLVSESAEVYRAEYLATSILAEQPDLPDGELLEVVRRVAGERYDEGYARGVHDHDAAAILSALLRLRSAAGLLRYPPSSRAAAQLFWAFGAEETAKSAWTTRATSLARVREAFGHTTAIDALARELTEAMAAFATSSGLTLDLELAGKYLFEELADASPGFVTSGGARSLLDKFRLDRRSFADDLRALEDLADRHQLAEAWLRSFVDSAGLPDDELAEAVAIELADLPRYDSSAELSATVDGLLGSHPRIVNRSLTLRLDETIARTGRFRRDRVPGFRAYQRLRNDLVAAERDRLRLAEYKPKVMSAFVRNRLLDEVYLPLIGDNLAKQLGATGDARRTDQSGLLLLISPPGYGKTTLMEYVASRLGLVFVKVNGPALGHEVTSVDPADAPNATARQEVEKISFALEQGNNVLLYLDDIQHTSPELLQKFISLCDAQRRMEGVWEGRTRTYDLRGKRFAVCMAGNPYTEQGKRFRIPDMLANRADVWNLGDVLSGKEELFALSYIENSLTANTVLAPLVSRERSDVDVLVRLARGDGSARADQLKHAYSATELEQILAVLRKLIKVQRIVLTNNQAYIASAAQADASRVEPPFQLQGSYRNMNKLAGRIVPAMNDAELEALIDDHYAGEAQTLTSGAEANLLKLAELRGRLSASEAQRWADVKAAYLRAQALGGDDEDPMSRAVGAVGLLADRVGAVEAAIERASERMVVRDVM; encoded by the coding sequence GTGACGACGACGGAACCGGCGGCGGGAACGGAGCAGCTGGACGCGGGCACCTACGAGGTGCTCCGCGCCCGGCTCGCCGCGCAGGCCGCCGAACTGGCGAAACGCGCGGACGAGCTCAACACCGCGCGGCTGGGGGTCTTCGGCAGCGCGCAGCTCGCGCTGATCGGCACGGAGCGGATCCGCACCGCGAACAACTGCGTGCCGCGGGACGTCGTGTCCGTCGGCGGGCGGATGTTGTTCGGCTACAACGTCTTCATCGGCCTCAAGCCGGAGACGACGGTCGACGACGTCTTCTCCCTGCACGGCTTCAGCCATGACGAAGAAGCCTTCCGGTTCGACGACGTTCCCGCGGAGGAGCTGCCGGAGCTGCTGCGAGACGAGCAGTTCGTCCGCGATTTCGCCGAGCTGTACCGGTACTACCGGCAGGCGAAGCTGCTGCAGCTGCGGCGGGTCGAGGGCAAACTGCTCGCGGTGTTCCAGATCGGCCCGCGGACCGAGGACATCCGCGTGCTGCGCTGGGGTATCGCCGCCGACGGCAAGGTGTCCTATGTGGACAGCCGGGGCGAACGCGACCACGTCTTCCCGCCGTCGCACGACTTCGAGTGGATCGAGACCGGCCGCGAGCAGCACGTACTCGGGCGGCATCCGCATATCTCGATCGAGGACGAGGTGTTCGTCGAGACCGTCGGGGGCAACCTGACGATCAAGGTCGAGAACAACACCGAGACCGGGGAAGGCGTCTACGCCGAACCGGTCGACGAGCCCTTGCAGAGCCTCGCCGACGCCGAGGTCTCCTATGCCAGGATCGGCCCGCTGATCCTGCTGCGGATCCTGCCGTACAAGGAGACCGAGTACCGGTACCTCGTGTTCAACACCCGCACCCGGAACGTGGTGCGCCTCGACGGGATCGGGCAGGCGTGCCAGCGGCTGCCCGAAGACCACGGGATCATCTTCCCCGGCGGCTACTACCTCGACACGGGTGTCAGCAAGACGTTCGACACCACTGTGGACGGTCTCGAATTCGAGCGCGTGATCCGCTCGCCCAACGGGGAGGACGTGCTCTACGTCTTCCACGCGCGGGCCGACGGACGCTCGCTGCTCCTGCCGTACAACGTGATCCGCAAAGAGGTCTCGAACCCGATCCCGTGCCACGGGTACTCGCTGTTCGACGACGGCACGATGGTGCTGTTCCGCGCGTTGTCCGACGAGCCGAGCCGCGTGCACCCGATGCAGGTGTGGCGGACGCCGTTCCAATCGGATACGTACGCCGCGTCGCAGCCGGCCGGGACGGGTCCACTGGAGCGGGTCGGCAACGCCGATCTGGTCCGCGGGATCTCCGACTGCCTCTCGATCGGCCGGATGGTCGAGGAGATGGCGCCGTCGGCGGCGGTGTTCGAGGCCCTGATCGCCGCGTGCGCGCGGGTGTTCGACCACTACCACTGGCTCGGCGAGGCGGAACTCGGCGATCTTCGGTCGCCGCTGTCGGACGTCCGGGTGACCGCGGAGCAGGTGCTCGACGAATTCGAGACGGTCACGTCGCTCACCGCGCAGGCGGCCGAAGCCGTCGAAGAGGCGGCCGCCGAGACCGCGTCGCTCGTGCGCAGGGTGCGTGGCGAGGCGCTGAACGCGGCCGACGCGTGGGTGCGCCGGCTCGCCGATATGCACCGCGCACGCGGACATCTCGTCACCGTGCGGGAGCTGCGGTATGTCGACACCGGCCGGGTCGACCAGCTGATCGCCGATCTCGACACGGAATTCGGCGAGGCCGCGCAGCGCGCCGTCCGGTTCCTGCAGGGCGAAGACGCGTTCACGAGCTATCACGCCGAGGTCGACGGCCTCATCGAAGCCGCGGGCACGATCTCCACCGTCGCGGAAGCGGTCCCGGTCGCCGAACAGCTGGACGAGCAGTCCGGCGGGCTCGAAGTCCTCACCGACGTCGTCGGCGGGCTGGAGATCGCGGACGCCGTGGTGCGGACGAAGATCCTCGAACGTGTCGGCGAGGTCATCGGCGCGGTCAACCGGGCTCGGGCCACCCTCGAAGCCCGGCGCAAGGAGCTGCTGGAGACCGAGGGCCGGGCCGAGTTCGCCGCCGAGTTCGCGCTGCTCGCGCAGGCGATCACCGGCGGGCTCGCGGTCGCGGACACGCCGGACCGCTGCGACGAACAGCTCGGCAGATTGCTGCTGCAGCTGGAAAACCTCGAATCGCGGTTCGGGGAGTTCGACGACTTCCTGGCGTCGCTCGGCGAGAAGCGCACCGATGTCTACGAAGCGTTCTCCTCGCGCAAGCAGGCGCTGCTCGACGAACGGGCGCGGCGCGCGGATCGGCTGGTCGATTCGGCCGAGCGGATCCTCACGAGCGTGACCAGGCGGGTCGGCACGCTCGGCTCGGTCGACGAGATCAACACCTACTTCGCCTCCGACCCGATGGTCGCGAAGCTGCGCAGCGTCGTCGCGGAACTGCGCGAACTCGGCGACCAGGTGCGCGCCGAAGAACTGGAAGGCAGGGTCAAGGCCGCGCGCCAGGAAGCCGGGCGCGCCCTGCGCGACAGACTGGACCTCTACGGCGAGGGCGGCGAGACGATCCGCCTGGGCCGCAACACCTTCGCGGTCAACACGCAGGACATCGACCTCACGCTGGTGCCGCACGAAGGCGGGATGAAGTTCGCCATCACCGGCACCGACTATCGCTCGCCGGTGCGGGATCCCGCGTTCGAGGAGACGCGGCCGTATTGGGACCAGCTACTGGTCTCGGAGTCGGCCGAGGTCTACCGCGCCGAGTATCTGGCGACGTCGATCCTGGCCGAACAGCCGGATCTGCCGGACGGCGAGCTGCTCGAGGTCGTCCGTCGCGTCGCGGGGGAGCGTTACGACGAGGGCTACGCGCGCGGCGTGCACGACCACGACGCCGCCGCGATCCTGTCGGCGTTGCTGCGCTTGCGTTCCGCCGCCGGGCTGCTGCGGTATCCGCCCTCCTCTAGGGCTGCCGCCCAGCTGTTCTGGGCATTCGGTGCCGAAGAAACGGCGAAGTCCGCCTGGACCACGCGTGCCACGTCGCTCGCGCGGGTGCGGGAGGCGTTCGGGCACACGACGGCGATCGACGCGCTGGCGCGGGAACTCACCGAGGCGATGGCCGCCTTCGCGACGTCGTCCGGGCTGACGCTGGATCTCGAACTCGCCGGCAAGTATCTGTTCGAGGAGCTGGCCGACGCGTCGCCTGGGTTCGTCACCAGCGGTGGCGCGCGGTCGCTGCTCGACAAGTTCCGGCTGGACCGCCGGAGCTTCGCCGATGATCTGCGCGCGCTCGAAGACCTCGCGGATCGTCACCAGCTCGCGGAAGCCTGGCTTCGGTCCTTTGTGGACTCCGCTGGGCTGCCGGACGACGAGCTGGCGGAGGCCGTCGCGATCGAACTGGCCGACCTGCCCCGATACGACTCCTCGGCGGAGCTTTCGGCCACTGTGGACGGTCTGCTCGGCTCGCATCCTCGGATCGTCAACCGGTCGCTGACCCTGCGGCTCGACGAGACGATCGCCAGAACAGGGCGGTTCCGGCGCGACCGCGTCCCCGGTTTCCGGGCGTACCAACGGTTGCGCAACGACCTGGTGGCGGCCGAACGGGACCGGCTGCGGCTGGCCGAGTACAAGCCGAAGGTGATGAGCGCCTTCGTGCGCAACAGGCTGCTCGACGAGGTCTATCTGCCGCTGATCGGCGACAACCTCGCGAAACAGCTCGGCGCGACGGGCGACGCGCGGCGCACCGACCAATCCGGGCTGCTGCTGCTCATCTCGCCGCCCGGCTACGGCAAGACGACGCTCATGGAGTACGTCGCGAGCCGTCTCGGGCTGGTGTTCGTGAAGGTGAACGGGCCGGCGCTCGGGCACGAGGTCACGTCGGTTGATCCGGCGGACGCGCCCAACGCGACGGCGCGGCAAGAGGTCGAGAAGATCTCGTTCGCGCTGGAGCAGGGCAACAACGTGCTGTTGTACCTGGACGACATCCAGCACACCTCACCGGAATTGCTGCAGAAGTTCATCTCGCTGTGCGACGCGCAGCGGCGGATGGAAGGCGTGTGGGAAGGCCGGACGCGGACGTATGACCTGCGGGGCAAGCGGTTCGCCGTCTGCATGGCCGGAAACCCGTACACCGAGCAGGGCAAGCGGTTCCGGATCCCGGACATGCTCGCCAACCGCGCGGATGTGTGGAACCTCGGCGATGTGCTGTCGGGCAAGGAAGAGCTGTTCGCGCTGAGCTACATCGAAAACTCGCTCACCGCCAACACCGTGCTCGCTCCGCTGGTTTCCCGGGAACGGTCCGATGTGGACGTTCTGGTGCGGCTGGCCCGCGGCGACGGTTCGGCGCGGGCGGATCAGCTGAAACACGCGTACTCGGCGACCGAACTGGAGCAGATCCTCGCCGTGCTGCGGAAACTGATCAAGGTGCAGCGGATCGTCCTGACGAACAACCAGGCGTACATCGCTTCCGCGGCGCAGGCGGACGCTTCCCGGGTCGAGCCGCCGTTCCAGCTGCAAGGCTCGTACCGCAACATGAACAAGCTCGCCGGCCGGATCGTACCCGCGATGAACGACGCCGAGCTGGAAGCGCTGATCGACGACCACTACGCCGGCGAAGCGCAGACCCTGACCTCAGGCGCCGAAGCCAACCTGCTCAAACTGGCCGAACTACGCGGACGGCTGAGCGCCTCGGAGGCGCAACGGTGGGCGGACGTGAAGGCGGCGTACCTGCGGGCGCAAGCACTGGGCGGCGACGATGAGGACCCGATGAGCCGAGCTGTCGGCGCCGTGGGCTTGCTGGCGGACCGGGTGGGTGCGGTGGAGGCCGCTATCGAGCGGGCTTCGGAACGGATGGTCGTGCGGGACGTGATGTAG
- a CDS encoding flotillin family protein, translated as MLFTITRLFKKVPQGKALIISKVRRVDVTFTGAIVLPVLHKAEIMDTSVKAMEITRTGREGLICRDNIRADIRISFFVRVNKTVEDVIKVAQAIGTERASDEATLQELFNAKFSEALKTVGKQLDFVDLYTKRHEFRDQIIRVIGTDLNGYSLEDAAIDYLEQTPMAQLDSANILDAQGIRKITELTAIEHVRTNEFRRSEEKEITRQNVDAKEAILELERRQADAEIKQRREVETMRAREEAEIAKVQAEERLKSQAAGLRTDEQLGIQHQNQQREIEVAGKNRERVIAIETERIEKDRLLEVIGRERETELSRIAKDKEVETEKRSIAEVIRERIAVEKTVAEQEENIKKLRVVEEAQRQREATIIRAEGEAQENLVKDIKAAEAAEAAAKHKAREELTLAEARQQAAELETRAKIRLAEGIQAEEAAAGLAAAQVKERDADALEKVGRAEAIVEREKAIVLADAMRDKLKGEAEGLTEKAAAMAALDSASRQHEEYRLRLEAEKEIRLAALNVQREVAEAQATVLGIGLEKADIDIVGGETMFFEKVIGSIGLGKSVDGFVEHSDVVQTLGKSWLDGSGSFTDDLTKLVGSVSTEDVKNLTLSAFLAKQLQAGGPDSGKVQELLAMAQRLGLADKSVAALAPAKQ; from the coding sequence TTGCTCTTCACGATCACCAGGTTGTTCAAGAAGGTGCCGCAGGGTAAGGCACTGATCATCTCGAAGGTCCGCCGCGTCGACGTGACGTTCACCGGCGCGATCGTCCTGCCCGTGCTGCACAAGGCCGAGATCATGGACACCTCGGTCAAGGCCATGGAGATCACCCGGACCGGCCGCGAGGGCCTGATCTGCCGGGACAACATCCGCGCCGACATCCGGATCTCGTTCTTCGTGCGGGTCAACAAGACCGTCGAGGACGTGATCAAGGTCGCGCAGGCCATCGGCACCGAACGCGCCAGCGACGAGGCGACCCTGCAGGAGCTGTTCAACGCCAAGTTCTCCGAGGCGTTGAAAACCGTCGGCAAGCAGCTGGACTTCGTGGATCTCTACACCAAACGCCACGAATTCCGCGATCAGATCATCCGCGTCATCGGCACCGACCTCAACGGGTACAGCCTGGAGGACGCGGCCATCGACTACCTCGAGCAGACGCCGATGGCGCAGCTCGACTCCGCGAACATCCTCGACGCGCAGGGTATCCGCAAGATCACCGAGCTGACCGCGATCGAGCACGTGCGCACCAACGAGTTCCGCCGCAGTGAGGAAAAAGAGATCACCCGCCAGAACGTGGACGCCAAGGAGGCGATCCTCGAACTGGAGCGGCGGCAGGCCGACGCCGAGATCAAGCAGCGCCGCGAGGTCGAGACCATGCGGGCGCGCGAAGAGGCCGAGATCGCCAAGGTGCAGGCGGAGGAGCGGCTCAAGTCGCAGGCCGCCGGACTGCGCACGGACGAGCAGCTGGGCATCCAGCACCAGAACCAGCAGCGTGAGATCGAGGTCGCGGGCAAGAACCGCGAACGCGTGATCGCCATCGAGACCGAGCGCATCGAGAAGGACCGGCTGCTCGAGGTCATCGGCCGCGAACGCGAGACCGAGCTGTCCCGCATCGCCAAGGACAAGGAGGTCGAGACCGAGAAGCGGTCGATCGCCGAGGTCATCCGCGAGCGGATCGCGGTCGAGAAGACCGTGGCGGAGCAGGAAGAGAACATCAAGAAGCTCCGCGTCGTCGAAGAGGCGCAGCGCCAGCGCGAGGCCACCATCATCCGGGCCGAGGGCGAGGCGCAGGAGAACCTCGTCAAGGACATCAAGGCCGCGGAAGCCGCCGAGGCGGCCGCCAAGCACAAGGCCCGCGAGGAGCTGACGCTGGCCGAGGCGCGTCAGCAGGCCGCCGAGCTGGAGACCAGGGCGAAGATCCGCCTGGCCGAAGGTATCCAGGCCGAGGAGGCCGCCGCCGGGCTGGCCGCGGCGCAGGTCAAGGAACGCGACGCCGACGCGCTGGAGAAGGTCGGCCGCGCCGAGGCCATCGTCGAACGCGAGAAGGCGATCGTCCTCGCCGACGCGATGCGCGACAAGCTCAAGGGCGAGGCCGAAGGTCTCACCGAGAAGGCCGCCGCGATGGCCGCGCTCGACAGCGCCAGCCGCCAGCACGAGGAGTACCGCCTGCGCCTGGAGGCCGAGAAGGAGATCCGGCTCGCCGCGCTCAACGTGCAGCGCGAGGTCGCCGAGGCGCAGGCCACGGTGCTGGGCATCGGGCTGGAGAAGGCCGACATCGACATCGTCGGCGGCGAGACGATGTTCTTCGAGAAGGTCATCGGCTCGATCGGCCTCGGCAAGAGCGTGGACGGCTTCGTCGAGCACTCGGACGTCGTCCAGACCCTCGGGAAGTCGTGGCTCGACGGTTCGGGCAGTTTCACCGACGACCTGACGAAACTGGTCGGTTCCGTGAGCACGGAGGACGTGAAGAACCTGACGCTGTCGGCCTTCCTGGCCAAGCAGCTGCAGGCGGGCGGCCCGGACAGCGGCAAGGTGCAGGAGCTGCTGGCCATGGCGCAGCGGCTCGGCCTCGCTGACAAGTCCGTCGCCGCCCTCGCCCCCGCGAAGCAGTGA
- a CDS encoding cytochrome P450: MTTSVPHLTELPLDRPKGCPFDPPAELGTLRDEHPLVRLTFPNGHEGWLATGHAIVRAVLADPRFSARQELMHSPLPGAAAMMEMPPAAPGMFIKMDDPEHGRYRKLLTGKFTVRRMRLLSERVEQVTTEHLDAMERQGTTADLVTAFAQPIPALMICELLGVPYEDHEFFRRNVMPLNRPDASAEEQGAAINTLGEYLYKLILAKRAEPTDDILGELTTTELTDEELTSIAFLLLGAGLDTTANMLALGTFALLQNPDQLAAVREDPELIEGAIEELLRYLTITHTGARTALEDVEIGGQLVKAGEAVALSAQAANRDPLKFPEPDRLDVRRNTAGHGSFGHGVHQCLGQQLARVQMKVAFTGLLARFPKLRLAVPADDIPMRTDSDIYGVYALPVAWG; encoded by the coding sequence ATGACCACCTCGGTCCCACATCTCACGGAGCTGCCCCTCGACCGGCCGAAGGGGTGCCCGTTCGACCCGCCCGCCGAGCTCGGCACGCTGCGCGACGAGCATCCGCTCGTCCGCCTGACATTTCCCAATGGGCATGAAGGCTGGCTCGCGACGGGGCACGCGATCGTCCGGGCCGTGCTCGCGGATCCGCGATTCAGCGCCCGGCAGGAGCTGATGCACTCACCGCTGCCGGGCGCGGCCGCGATGATGGAGATGCCGCCCGCGGCACCGGGCATGTTCATCAAGATGGACGACCCCGAGCACGGCCGTTACCGCAAGCTGCTCACCGGCAAGTTCACCGTCCGCCGGATGCGGCTGCTCTCCGAGCGGGTCGAGCAGGTGACCACCGAGCACCTCGACGCGATGGAACGGCAGGGGACGACGGCCGATCTGGTGACGGCCTTCGCGCAGCCCATTCCGGCGCTGATGATCTGCGAGCTGCTCGGCGTCCCCTACGAAGATCACGAGTTCTTCCGCCGCAACGTCATGCCGCTGAACCGGCCGGACGCCTCGGCGGAGGAGCAGGGAGCCGCCATCAACACGCTGGGGGAGTACCTCTACAAACTGATCCTGGCGAAACGGGCCGAGCCGACCGACGACATCCTCGGCGAACTGACGACCACCGAACTCACCGACGAGGAACTGACCAGCATCGCGTTCCTCCTGCTGGGCGCGGGGCTGGACACCACGGCCAACATGCTCGCGCTGGGTACTTTCGCCCTGTTGCAGAACCCGGACCAGCTCGCGGCCGTGCGCGAGGATCCGGAACTCATCGAAGGCGCGATCGAGGAGCTGTTGCGCTATCTGACCATCACGCACACCGGTGCGCGCACTGCGCTGGAAGACGTCGAGATCGGCGGGCAGCTCGTCAAGGCCGGGGAAGCGGTCGCGCTGTCGGCCCAGGCCGCCAACCGTGATCCGCTGAAGTTCCCGGAGCCGGACCGGCTCGACGTCCGCCGGAACACCGCCGGGCACGGCTCCTTCGGGCACGGCGTGCACCAGTGTCTCGGCCAGCAGCTCGCGCGCGTGCAGATGAAGGTCGCCTTCACCGGGCTGCTCGCCAGGTTCCCGAAGCTGCGCCTGGCCGTTCCGGCCGACGACATCCCGATGCGGACGGACTCCGACATCTACGGGGTGTACGCGCTCCCGGTGGCCTGGGGCTGA
- a CDS encoding (Fe-S)-binding protein: MLVRLILGLLITVAGLAFAARRAAWLYRLIRSGQPDEKRSDVMAVRAKTHLAEVFGQRKLLKWSVPGLAHLFTFWGFVILGSVYVEAYGALFDHDFHIPLIGHWAVLGFLQDFIAVAVLVSLAVFAVIRIRQAPERKERASRFFGSHTGGAWLILFMIFNVIWTMFLFRGASAAVGVFPYESGAWVSLGVGELLEPLGASVTEPLETVGLLLHIGVMLAFLSIVLYSKHLHIFLAPVNVTAKRLPDALGPLLPMESGGKPIDFEDPGEDDTFGRGKIEDFTWKGMLDFATCTECGRCQSQCPAWNTGKPLSPKLLIMDLRDHLFEKAPYILDGKEAPEERPLVGTKEDFGVIDPDVLWSCTTCGACVEQCPVDIEHVDHVVDMRRYQVMIESAFPSELGVLFKNLETKGNPWGQNNSDRLAWTKDLGFEVPVFDGELADDVEYVYWVGCAGAFDDNARKTVRATAELLHLAGVKYTILGTDESCTGDPARRSGNEFLFQMLAQQTVETLNAVFEGREPGTRKIVTTCPHCLNTLGREYPQLDGNYEVLHHTQLLNRLVRAGKLTPVKPVDAGPVTYHDPCYLGRHNKVYEPPRELVGATGATLSEMPRHADRSLCCGAGGARMWMEEQIGKRINLERVDEALGTDAETIVTGCPFCRVMLNDGLVQRQSEQRGENVTVRDVSQLLLETVKERDRTATEI, from the coding sequence GTGCTCGTTCGTCTCATCCTCGGTCTGCTCATCACCGTCGCCGGCCTCGCCTTCGCCGCCCGCCGCGCCGCCTGGCTCTACAGACTGATCCGCTCCGGCCAGCCGGACGAGAAACGCTCCGACGTCATGGCCGTCCGCGCGAAAACGCATCTGGCCGAGGTCTTCGGGCAGCGCAAACTGCTCAAATGGTCCGTCCCCGGGCTCGCGCATCTGTTCACGTTCTGGGGTTTCGTGATCCTCGGCTCGGTCTACGTCGAGGCGTACGGCGCCCTCTTCGACCACGACTTCCACATCCCGCTCATCGGGCACTGGGCGGTACTGGGGTTCCTGCAGGACTTCATCGCGGTCGCGGTGCTCGTCTCGCTCGCGGTCTTCGCGGTCATCCGGATCCGCCAGGCACCCGAACGGAAAGAGCGCGCGTCGCGGTTCTTCGGGTCGCACACCGGCGGCGCCTGGCTGATCCTTTTCATGATCTTCAACGTGATCTGGACGATGTTCCTCTTCCGCGGCGCGTCGGCGGCGGTCGGCGTCTTCCCGTACGAGTCGGGCGCGTGGGTGTCCCTCGGCGTGGGCGAACTCCTGGAGCCGCTGGGCGCGTCAGTCACCGAGCCGCTGGAGACCGTCGGGCTGCTGCTGCACATCGGCGTGATGCTGGCGTTCCTGTCGATCGTGCTCTACTCCAAGCACCTGCACATCTTCCTGGCGCCGGTCAACGTCACCGCGAAACGGCTCCCGGACGCGCTCGGCCCGCTGCTGCCGATGGAATCCGGCGGCAAGCCGATCGACTTCGAGGATCCGGGCGAGGACGACACGTTCGGCCGCGGCAAGATCGAGGACTTCACGTGGAAGGGCATGCTCGACTTCGCCACCTGCACCGAATGCGGGCGCTGCCAGTCGCAGTGCCCGGCGTGGAACACCGGGAAACCGTTGTCCCCCAAGCTGTTGATCATGGATCTGCGCGACCATCTCTTCGAGAAGGCGCCGTACATCCTGGACGGCAAGGAGGCGCCCGAAGAGCGTCCGCTCGTCGGCACCAAGGAGGACTTCGGCGTCATCGACCCGGACGTCCTCTGGTCTTGCACCACCTGCGGCGCGTGCGTCGAACAGTGCCCGGTCGACATCGAGCACGTGGACCACGTCGTGGACATGCGCCGCTACCAGGTGATGATCGAGTCGGCGTTCCCGAGCGAGCTCGGGGTGCTGTTCAAGAACCTCGAAACCAAGGGGAATCCTTGGGGCCAGAACAACTCCGACCGCCTCGCCTGGACGAAGGACCTCGGCTTCGAGGTGCCGGTCTTCGACGGTGAACTCGCCGACGACGTCGAGTACGTCTACTGGGTCGGGTGCGCGGGCGCGTTCGACGACAACGCCCGCAAGACCGTCCGCGCCACGGCGGAGCTCCTGCATCTCGCCGGCGTGAAGTACACGATCCTCGGCACCGACGAGTCGTGCACCGGCGACCCGGCGCGCCGCTCCGGCAACGAGTTCCTCTTCCAGATGCTCGCGCAGCAGACCGTCGAGACGCTGAACGCGGTGTTCGAGGGCCGTGAACCGGGGACGCGCAAGATCGTCACCACCTGCCCGCACTGCCTGAACACCCTCGGCCGCGAGTACCCGCAACTGGACGGGAACTACGAGGTCCTGCACCACACGCAACTGCTGAACCGGCTCGTCCGCGCGGGCAAGCTGACGCCGGTCAAACCGGTCGACGCCGGCCCGGTGACCTACCACGACCCGTGTTACCTCGGCCGCCACAACAAGGTCTACGAGCCGCCGCGCGAACTCGTCGGCGCGACCGGCGCGACGCTCAGCGAGATGCCGCGGCACGCGGACCGTTCACTGTGCTGCGGCGCCGGCGGAGCGCGGATGTGGATGGAGGAGCAGATCGGCAAGCGCATCAACCTCGAACGCGTCGACGAAGCGCTCGGCACGGACGCCGAAACCATCGTCACCGGCTGCCCGTTCTGCCGCGTGATGCTGAACGACGGTCTCGTTCAGCGGCAGAGCGAACAGCGTGGCGAGAACGTCACCGTGCGCGACGTCTCCCAGCTCCTGCTGGAAACAGTGAAGGAGCGCGACCGGACCGCGACGGAGATTTAA